Proteins encoded together in one Terriglobia bacterium window:
- a CDS encoding efflux RND transporter permease subunit — protein sequence MIDRIIESCATHKFLVFLFIAVGVLFGWHSLNNTKLDAIPDLSDTQVIVYAKWDRSPDIMEDQVSYPITSALLGMPKVKDIRAFSDFGYSYIYIIFEEGTDIYWARSRTLEYLSSVTPRLPKGVNVELAKDATAVGWVYEYALTDTTGKYSLEQMRSYQDWYLRYALQAVPGVAEVAPIGGFVRQYQVNVDPNKLLAYRVPIDMVVNAVKKSNNDVGGRLVEMSGREYMVRGRGYVRSLRDLQEIPVMVNAQTGTPVLLRDVATVTFGPDLRRGVAELDGKGEVVGAVVIMRFGENAQKVIERVKAKISEIEPTLPKGLKIVPTYDRSDLIDRSVDNLKHTLIEELLIVSLVILIFLWHFPSAIIPIVTIPITIILAFIPIQMSGMTANIMSLGGIAVAIGAMVDAAVVVVEQTHKKLEHWNAEGRPGDYHKVVISAVKEVGGPSFFALLVIAVAFLPVFTLEAQEGRLFKPLAFTKNFAMAIAAVLAITLDPAMRLLFTRMDDFKFRPKWLAKIVNGLLVGKIHSEDTHPISRPLMKLYHPVVEFVLEHKWKTIAVAVIAMAVTVPVFFRLGSEFMPPLDEGTLLYMPTTLPGMSVTEASRLLQVQDKIISGFPEVERIFGKAGRVESATDPAPYSMMETVVVLKPHMQWPKRERFYSKWAPDWAQNILARFWPDHKTTQELIYGPGGLNEALNIPGTANAWTMPIKARIDMLTTGVRTPLGIKVLGSDLGEIEKIGEQVEMALKDIPGTTSVFAERTTGGYFLDFDLKRDQLARYGLSVDDANEVLMSAVGGDQVTTTVEGRERYPVNVRYLRDYRSDLDGLRRALVNTPSGAQIPLAQLANISLKTGPGMIRDENGRLSGYVYVDVSGRDIGSYVTDAKNAVRQKVSVPAGYQLVWSGQYESMERVKERLKIVLPVTLFIVFLLLYFNTGSAVKTGIILLAVPFSAIGAVWFLFLLGYNMSIAVWVGLIALLGVDAETAVFMLLYLDLAYKDAQQKGLMRNWDDLREAIVNGAVKRLRPKVMTVACMLFGLLPIMWSVGAGGDVMKRIAAPMIGGILTSFLMELVIYPPIFAIWKWNFEVKPALKHAPQPEVAHA from the coding sequence GTGATCGACCGCATCATCGAAAGTTGCGCCACACACAAGTTCCTGGTGTTTCTGTTCATCGCCGTGGGCGTTCTGTTCGGCTGGCATTCGCTGAACAACACGAAGCTGGATGCCATCCCCGATCTGTCGGACACGCAGGTGATCGTGTACGCCAAGTGGGACCGCAGCCCGGACATCATGGAAGACCAGGTCAGTTACCCCATCACCTCGGCGCTGCTCGGCATGCCGAAGGTGAAGGATATCCGGGCGTTCAGCGACTTCGGCTATTCCTACATCTACATCATCTTCGAGGAAGGCACTGATATCTATTGGGCCCGTTCCCGCACCCTGGAATATCTGAGCTCGGTCACCCCGCGGTTGCCCAAGGGCGTCAATGTGGAGCTGGCCAAGGATGCCACCGCGGTCGGCTGGGTGTACGAGTACGCACTGACCGACACCACCGGCAAGTATTCGCTGGAGCAGATGCGCAGCTACCAGGACTGGTACCTGCGCTACGCCTTGCAGGCGGTGCCGGGAGTTGCCGAAGTCGCGCCCATCGGCGGCTTCGTGCGCCAGTACCAGGTGAACGTCGATCCCAACAAGTTGCTGGCCTACCGCGTGCCCATCGACATGGTGGTGAACGCGGTGAAGAAGTCGAATAACGACGTAGGCGGGCGGCTGGTGGAGATGTCGGGCCGCGAGTACATGGTGCGCGGACGCGGCTACGTGCGCTCCCTGCGCGACCTGCAGGAGATCCCGGTGATGGTGAACGCGCAGACCGGCACGCCGGTCCTGCTGCGCGACGTGGCCACGGTCACCTTTGGCCCCGACCTGCGCCGCGGCGTCGCCGAACTCGACGGCAAGGGCGAAGTGGTGGGCGCCGTGGTCATCATGCGCTTCGGCGAGAACGCCCAGAAGGTGATCGAGCGGGTCAAGGCGAAGATCTCCGAGATCGAACCGACGTTGCCCAAAGGTTTGAAGATTGTCCCGACCTACGACCGCTCCGATCTGATCGACCGGTCGGTGGACAACCTGAAGCACACGCTCATCGAAGAGCTGCTCATCGTCAGCCTGGTGATCCTCATATTCCTGTGGCATTTCCCCAGCGCCATCATTCCGATCGTCACCATTCCCATCACCATAATCCTGGCGTTCATACCCATCCAGATGTCGGGGATGACGGCGAACATCATGTCGCTGGGCGGGATCGCCGTGGCCATCGGCGCGATGGTGGATGCCGCCGTGGTTGTCGTCGAGCAGACCCACAAGAAGCTGGAGCATTGGAACGCGGAGGGACGGCCCGGCGATTACCACAAGGTCGTCATTTCGGCGGTGAAGGAAGTGGGCGGGCCCAGCTTTTTCGCTCTGCTGGTGATCGCTGTCGCCTTCCTGCCTGTGTTCACGCTTGAAGCTCAAGAAGGCCGCCTGTTCAAGCCGCTGGCCTTCACCAAGAACTTCGCCATGGCGATCGCGGCCGTGCTGGCGATCACGCTGGATCCGGCCATGCGGCTGCTGTTCACCCGCATGGATGACTTCAAGTTTCGTCCGAAGTGGCTGGCGAAGATCGTCAATGGACTGCTCGTCGGCAAGATCCACAGCGAGGACACTCACCCCATCAGCCGTCCGCTGATGAAGCTCTACCACCCGGTGGTGGAGTTCGTGCTGGAGCACAAGTGGAAGACCATCGCGGTGGCGGTGATCGCCATGGCGGTGACCGTGCCCGTCTTCTTCCGGTTGGGCTCGGAGTTCATGCCCCCGCTCGACGAGGGCACGCTGCTCTACATGCCGACGACGCTTCCGGGGATGTCGGTGACCGAAGCTTCGCGCCTGCTGCAGGTGCAGGACAAGATCATCAGCGGCTTTCCGGAAGTCGAGCGTATTTTCGGCAAAGCGGGTCGCGTCGAGAGCGCTACCGACCCTGCGCCGTATTCGATGATGGAAACCGTTGTCGTGCTCAAGCCCCACATGCAGTGGCCAAAGCGTGAGCGGTTTTATTCCAAATGGGCTCCCGACTGGGCACAAAACATCCTTGCCCGGTTCTGGCCCGACCATAAGACAACGCAAGAGTTGATCTATGGTCCGGGCGGGCTGAACGAAGCGCTGAATATTCCGGGCACGGCCAATGCCTGGACCATGCCGATCAAGGCGCGCATTGACATGCTCACCACGGGCGTGCGCACGCCGCTCGGGATCAAGGTCCTGGGGTCGGACCTGGGTGAGATCGAGAAGATCGGCGAGCAGGTCGAAATGGCGCTGAAGGATATTCCCGGCACGACCAGCGTGTTTGCGGAACGCACGACCGGCGGCTACTTCCTCGACTTCGACCTCAAGCGCGACCAGCTCGCGCGCTACGGACTGAGCGTGGACGACGCCAACGAGGTGCTGATGTCGGCGGTCGGAGGCGACCAGGTGACCACTACCGTCGAGGGCCGCGAGCGCTACCCGGTGAATGTGCGCTACTTGCGCGACTACCGCAGCGACCTGGACGGCCTGCGGCGCGCGCTGGTCAATACACCTTCGGGCGCGCAGATCCCGCTGGCGCAACTCGCCAACATCTCCCTCAAAACCGGCCCCGGCATGATCCGCGACGAGAATGGCCGGCTGAGCGGATACGTCTATGTGGATGTCAGCGGCCGCGACATCGGGAGCTACGTCACGGATGCCAAGAACGCTGTCCGGCAGAAGGTCAGCGTTCCCGCCGGCTATCAGCTGGTTTGGAGCGGCCAATACGAATCGATGGAGCGCGTGAAGGAACGGCTGAAAATCGTGTTGCCGGTCACGCTCTTCATCGTCTTCCTGTTGCTCTACTTCAACACTGGATCAGCGGTCAAGACGGGAATCATCCTGCTGGCGGTTCCCTTCTCCGCCATTGGCGCCGTGTGGTTCCTTTTCCTGCTGGGCTACAACATGAGCATTGCCGTCTGGGTCGGGCTGATCGCCCTGCTGGGCGTGGACGCGGAAACCGCAGTGTTCATGCTCCTTTACCTCGACCTCGCCTACAAGGATGCGCAGCAGAAAGGCCTCATGCGCAACTGGGACGACCTGCGCGAGGCCATCGTCAACGGCGCGGTCAAGCGCCTTCGCCCGAAGGTGATGACTGTAGCCTGCATGCTGTTCGGATTGTTGCCGATCATGTGGTCAGTAGGAGCGGGTGGAGACGTGATGAAGCGCATTGCAGCGCCCATGATCGGCGGCATCCTCACCAGCTTCCTGATGGAGCTGGTCATCTATCCGCCCATCTTTGCCATCTGGAAGTGGAACTTCGAAGTGAAGCCGGCGCTCAAGCACGCGCCCCAGCCGGAGGTGGCGCATGCATAA
- a CDS encoding nitrous oxide reductase accessory protein NosL, with amino-acid sequence MAKKASMVAVVVLLVLGGLVAAGYWRMHKQAQEFCGFCQRHIMPEARVVAEIGGKRRAACCAHCALSEARQEHKPVKILEVTDYNSGATLKPESAWFVDGSRVVVCAHDAMRTDESKHAEHLMFDRCAPGTLAFASRQAAESFREKNGGTLHNLDELVREVEQ; translated from the coding sequence ATGGCAAAGAAAGCATCGATGGTCGCGGTGGTAGTGCTGCTGGTGCTGGGTGGCCTGGTCGCCGCCGGATACTGGCGCATGCACAAGCAAGCGCAGGAGTTCTGCGGTTTCTGCCAAAGGCACATCATGCCCGAGGCGCGGGTGGTGGCGGAGATCGGCGGAAAGCGCCGCGCGGCCTGCTGCGCCCACTGCGCCCTGAGCGAGGCCCGGCAGGAGCACAAGCCGGTGAAGATCCTCGAGGTCACCGACTACAACTCCGGCGCCACGCTGAAGCCGGAGAGCGCCTGGTTCGTGGACGGCAGCCGCGTGGTGGTCTGCGCGCACGACGCCATGCGCACCGACGAGAGCAAGCACGCCGAGCACCTGATGTTCGACCGCTGCGCTCCGGGCACGCTGGCCTTCGCCAGCCGGCAGGCCGCGGAGTCCTTCCGGGAAAAGAATGGCGGAACGCTGCACAACCTCGATGAGCTGGTGCGGGAGGTGGAACAGTGA
- a CDS encoding Rrf2 family transcriptional regulator, with translation MISTTSEYALRALAHLARMPEDAAVLGRDLARSTEIPANYLSKILLTLRNAGYLVTARGSGGGYRLRKTADEIYLMDIVELFEGSKAKPVCFLSRTKPCGDQEACTAHRAWRDLSAAYRGFLLSTTVSMISGANGRAKKNGEVDATKDLKSNGALAALAALAN, from the coding sequence ATGATTTCTACGACTTCTGAGTATGCGTTGCGCGCCCTGGCTCATCTGGCCAGGATGCCGGAGGATGCCGCGGTGCTGGGCCGCGATCTGGCGCGCTCCACGGAGATCCCGGCCAATTACCTTTCCAAGATTCTGCTGACCCTGCGCAATGCCGGCTACCTGGTGACGGCGCGCGGCTCCGGCGGCGGCTACCGCCTGCGCAAAACCGCCGACGAGATCTACCTGATGGATATCGTCGAGCTGTTCGAGGGATCGAAGGCCAAGCCGGTCTGCTTCCTGAGCCGGACCAAGCCCTGTGGCGACCAGGAGGCCTGCACCGCGCATAGGGCCTGGCGCGACCTCAGCGCAGCCTACCGCGGATTCCTGCTTTCCACCACCGTGAGCATGATCTCCGGGGCGAATGGGCGAGCGAAAAAGAACGGCGAGGTGGACGCCACCAAGGACCTGAAGTCGAATGGCGCGCTGGCCGCCCTAGCGGCGCTGGCCAACTGA